The Kitasatospora setae KM-6054 genome contains a region encoding:
- a CDS encoding TetR/AcrR family transcriptional regulator, translating to MAPTTRQPAEHPDPPSAGAPPVPLAPLVRGKGRPRSAAADQAILDATREALAELGWGGLTMGDVAQRAGVAKTTLYRRWPSKSELVVDAIASLFDQLECADLGSLRADIEAVVARFAELLTLPETQAALLALFAEGSRDPQLRRRIRERIVQPQKVLVELGRANAQARGEMDPDRDPAAAAEEVGIIFDTIAGTVEHRLLVSGEPVTADWIRRFTTLLLGPFPGPER from the coding sequence GTGGCCCCCACCACCCGGCAGCCCGCCGAGCACCCGGACCCGCCGTCCGCGGGTGCCCCGCCCGTCCCGCTCGCCCCGCTCGTCCGCGGCAAGGGCCGGCCGCGCAGCGCCGCCGCCGACCAGGCCATCCTGGACGCCACCCGGGAGGCGCTCGCCGAACTCGGCTGGGGCGGCCTCACCATGGGCGACGTCGCCCAGCGGGCCGGCGTCGCCAAGACCACGCTGTACCGGCGCTGGCCGTCCAAGAGCGAACTCGTCGTCGACGCCATCGCCAGCCTCTTCGACCAGCTGGAGTGCGCCGACCTGGGCAGCCTGCGGGCCGACATCGAGGCCGTGGTCGCCCGCTTCGCCGAGCTGCTCACGCTGCCCGAGACCCAGGCCGCGCTGCTCGCGCTGTTCGCCGAGGGCTCCCGCGACCCGCAGCTGCGCCGGCGGATCCGGGAGCGGATCGTCCAGCCGCAGAAGGTGCTGGTCGAGCTCGGCCGGGCCAACGCCCAGGCCCGCGGCGAGATGGACCCCGACCGGGACCCGGCGGCGGCCGCCGAGGAGGTCGGCATCATCTTCGACACCATCGCCGGCACCGTCGAGCACCGGCTGCTGGTGAGCGGCGAACCCGTCACCGCGGACTGGATCCGCCGCTTCACCACGCTGCTGCTCGGGCCCTTCCCGGGCCCGGAGCGCTGA